In Microtus ochrogaster isolate Prairie Vole_2 unplaced genomic scaffold, MicOch1.0 UNK74, whole genome shotgun sequence, the following proteins share a genomic window:
- the Dmwd gene encoding dystrophia myotonica WD repeat-containing protein isoform X1: MAAGGAEGGAGPSAAMGDCAEIKSQFRTREGFYKLLPGDATRRSGPASAQTPAPPQPPQPPPGPAAASGPGAAGPASSPPPAGPGPGPALPAVRLSLVRLGEPDGAGEPPSTPSGLGAGGDRVCFNLGRELYFYPGCCRRGSQRSIDLNKPIDKRIYKGTQPTCHDFNQFTAATETISLLVGFSAGQVQYLDLIKKDTSKLFNEERLIDKTKVTYLKWLPQSESLFLASHASGHLYLYNVSHPCASTPPQYSLLKQGEGFAVYAAKSKAPRNPLAKWAVGEGPLNEFAFSPDGRHLACVSQDGCLRVFHFDSMLLRGLMKSYFGGLLCVCWSPDGRYVVTGGEDDLVTVWSFTEGRVVARGHGHKSWVNAVAFDPYTTRAEEATSASGDGDPSGEEEEPEATNSDTGAPLSPLPKAGSITYRFGSAGQDTQFCLWDLTEDVLSPHPSLARTRTLPGTPGATPPASGSSRAGETGTGPLPRSLSRSNSLPHPAGGGKAGGPSAAMEPGTPFSIGRFATLTLQERRDRVAEKEHKRYHSLGNISRGGSGGNSSNDKLSGPAPRSRLDPAKVLGTALCPRIHEVPLLEPLVCKKIAQERLTVLLFLEDCIITACQEGLICTWARPGKAFTDEETEAQTGEANWPRSPSKSVVEGISSQPGNSPSGTVV; encoded by the exons ATGGCGGCTGGAGGCGCGGAGGGCGGCGCGGGCCCCAGCGCCGCTATGGGCGACTGCGCTGAGATCAAGTCGCAGTTTCGCACTCGCGAGGGCTTCTACAAGCTGCTTCCCGGCGACGCTACACGCAGGTCGGGTCCAGCCTCCGCCCAGACCCCGGCGCCGCCGCAGCCCCCTCAGCCCCCGCCCGGACCTGCCGCAGCCTCAGGGCCTGGCGCCGCGGGCCCTGCGTCGTCCCCGCCGCCCGCCGGCCCCGGACCGGGTCCCGCGCTGCCCGCCGTCCGCCTCAGCCTGGTGCGCCTTGGCGAGCCCGATGGCGCCGGGGAGCCGCCCTCCACGCCTTCGGGACTGGGTGCGGGAGGAGACCGCGTCTGCTTCAACCTGGGCCGCGAGCTTTACTTCTACCCCGGCTGCTGCCGCCGCGGGAGCCAACGG TCCATTGACCTCAACAAGCCCATCGACAAGCGGATCTACAAGGGGACCCAGCCCACCTGCCACGACTTCAACCAGTTTACAGCGGCTACAGAGACCATTTCCTTGTTGGTGGGCTTCTCTGCTGGCCAGGTGCAGTACCTAGACCTCATCAAGAAGGACACCAGCAAGCTCTTCAATGAAGAG CGGCTGATTGACAAGACCAAGGTGACTTATCTGAAGTGGCTGCCTCAGTCTGAGAGTCTATTCCTTGCGTCTCACGCCAGTGGCCACCTGTACCTCTACAATGTCAGCCACCCCTGcgcctccaccccaccccagtatAGCCTGTTGAAGCAGGGTGAGGGCTTTGCTGTCTATGCAGCTAAAAGCAAGGCACCCCGCAATCCACTGGCCAAGTGGGCGGTGGGTGAGGGGCCCCTCAACGAGTTTGCATTCTCACCCGATGGCCGACACCTAGCCTGTGTCAGCCAGGATGGCTGCCTCCGTGTCTTCCACTTTGACAGCATGCTTCTTCGTGGCCTCATGAAGAGCTACTTTGGgggtctgctgtgtgtgtgctggagcccTGATGGCCGTTATGTGGTGACGGGAGGGGAAGATGACCTGGTTACTGTGTGGTCCTTCACGGAGGGTCGTGTAGTGGCTCGAGGCCATGGCCACAAGTCCTGGGTCAATGCTGTGGCCTTCGATCCCTACACCACGCGAGCAGAGGAAGCAACATCGGCCAGTGGTGATGGGGATCCCAGTGGTGAGGAGGAAGAGCCTGAAGCCACCAACTCAGACACAGGAGCCCCACTGTCCCCACTACCCAAGGCTGGCTCCATCACCTACCGCTTTGGCTCAGCTGGCCAGGACACACAGTTCTGCCTGTGGGACCTTACAGAGGATGTGCTCTCCCCTCATCCCTCTCTGGCCCGTACCCGCACCCTCCCAGGCACACCTGGGGCCACCCCACCAGCCTCTGGTAGCtctcgggctggagagacaggCACAGGCCCCCTGCCCCGCTCCCTGTCGCGCTCCAACAGCCTCCCACACCCAGCTGGTGGTGGCAAAGCTGGTGGGCCTAGTGCGGCAATGGAGCCCGGCACACCATTCAGCATTGGCCGCTTCGCCACGCTGACCCTGCAGGAGAGGCGGGACCGAGTGGCTGAAAAGGAACACAAGCGCTACCACAGCCTGGGGAACATCAGCCGAGGGGGCAGTGGGGGCAATAGCAGCAACGACAAGCTCAGTGGCCCCGCTCCCCGTAGCCGCTTGGACCCAGCCAAGGTGCTGGGCACAGCACTGTGTCCTCGAATTCATGAGGTCCCACTACTGGAGCCGCTCGTGTGCAAGAAGATCGCTCAGGAGCGCCTGACTGTGCTGCTGTTCCTGGAGGACTGTATCATCACTGCCTGCCAGGAGGGCCTCATCTGCACCTGGGCTCGGCCAGGCAAGGCG ttTACAGACGAGGAGACCGAGGCCCAGACAGGGGAAGCAAATTGGCCCAGGTCACCCAGCAAGTCAGTGGTAGAG GGCATCTCCTCCCAACCAGGCAACTCCCCCAGTGGCACTGTGGTGTGA
- the Rsph6a gene encoding radial spoke head protein 6 homolog A isoform X1, translating into MGEPPPNPDPSSQSRRASQASERARSRDSSQPLVSIPEDGVPRPTQRGSRSSQGSQDQQSTRVPQWSQRSSLTPENQAEEGTEYNRSMSLSYPPSFPLEFSPQGYLDENRMMQQFPQVEGLLEQLDTDFQDPGASLLGQFNMFPREDQPFDQTMQHGPYLRDDPTLHVGRSDLGFMPFVGEVPDPQPRELAVQNAKAYLLQTSVNCNLSLYEHLVNLLTKILNQRPEDPLSILEHLNRNTQWEWFHPKLDTLRDDPEMQPTYEMAEKQKALFIRGGGEGEQEMEEEVNDSPVPNIMETAFYFEQAGVGLSSDESFRIFLALRQLVEQQPIHTCRFWGKILGLNRSYLVAEVEFREGEEEGEEEEVEEMMEGGEVMEAHGEEEGEEDEEKVVDAVPKPQWKPPPVIPKEESRTGANKYLYFVCNEPGRPWTRLPHVTPAQIVSARKIKKFFTGFLDTPVISYPPFPGNEANYLRAQIARISAATHISPLGFYQFGEEEGDEEEEGGAGRDSFEENPDFEGIPVLELVDSMANWVHHTQHILPQGRCTWVNPMQKTEEEEELGEEEEKADEGMEEVEQEVGPPLLTPLSEDAEIMHLSPWTTRISCSLSPQYSVAVVRSNLWPGAYAYAVGKKFENIYIGWGHKYSPENFNPSLPAPIQQEYPSGPEIMEMSDPTVEEEQALKAAQEQALAAAEEEEEDEEEEEDEDLED; encoded by the exons ATGGGCGAGCCACCGCCCAACCCCGATCCCTCGTCCCAAAGCCGGAGGGCTTCTCAAGCTTCAGAGAGGGCACGCAGTCGAGATTCCTCGCAGCCTCTGGTGTCCATCCCTGAGGATGGGGTGCCCAGACCTACACAGCGGGGCAGTCGGAGcagtcagggcagccaggaccagCAGTCAACTAGGGTGCCTCAGTGGTCACAGAGGTCCAGCCTGACACCAGAAAACCAGGCCGAGGAAGGCACAGAGTATAACCGATCCATGAGCTTAAGTTACCCACCAAGCTTTCCATTGGAGTTCTCGCCACAGGGTTACCTGGATGAGAACAGAATGATGCAGCAGTTTCCTCAGGTCGAGGGCCTCTTAGAACAACTAGATACCGACTTCCAGGACCCGGGTGCCAGCCTCCTGGGCCAGTTCAACATGTTCCCACGAGAGGACCAGCCGTTCGACCAGACCATGCAGCACGGGCCATACCTGAGGGACGACCCCACTCTCCACGTAGGGCGTTCTGACCTGGGCTTCATGCCCTTCGTCGGAGAGGTGCCTGACCCCCAGCCCCGTGAGCTGGCAGTGCAGAACGCCAAGGCCTACCTGCTGCAGACCAGCGTGAACTGCAACCTCAGCCT GTATGAGCACCTGGTGAACCTACTGACCAAGATCCTGAACCAGCGGCCCGAGGACCCCTTGTCCATTCTGGAGCATCTGAACCGCAACACGCAGTGGGAATGGTTCCACCCCAAGCTGGACACGCTGCGGGATGACCCTGAGATGCAGCCCACCTACGAGATGGCCGAGAAGCAAAAGGCCCTGTTCATCAGGGGTGGAGGAGAAGGCGaacaggaaatggaagaggaggtg AACGACAGCCCGGTGCCCAACATCATGGAGACGGCCTTCTACTTTGAGCAGGCGGGCGTGGGGCTGAGCTCCGACGAAAGCTTCCGGATCTTCCTGGCCCTGAGGCAGCTGGTGGAGCAGCAACCCATCCACACGTGCCGCTTCTGGGGCAAGATCCTGGGACTGAACCGCAGCTACCTGGTGGCCGAGGTGGAGTTCCGCGAAGGCGAGGAGGAAggcgaggaggaggaggtggaggagatgatggagggaggagaggtcATGGAGGCGCACGGTGAGGAGGAGGgcgaggaggatgaggagaaggtGGTGGATGCAGTGCCCAAGCCGCAGTGGAAACCGCCGCCAGTCATCCCCAAGGAGGAGAGCCGCACGGGCGCCAACAAGTACCTGTACTTCGTGTGCAACGAGCCAGGCCGCCCGTGGACGCGCCTGCCGCACGTGACGCCCGCGCAGATCGTCAGTGCGCGCAAGATCAAGAAGTTCTTCACCGGCTTCCTGGACACCCCGGTCATCAGCTACCCGCCCTTCCCGGGCAACGAGGCCAACTACCTGCGTGCTCAGATTGCGCGCATCTCAGCGGCCACGCACATCAGCCCGCTGGGCTTCTACCAGTTCGgcgaggaggagggagatgaggaggaggagggcggCGCAGGGCGTGACTCATTCGAGGAGAACCCCGACTTTGAGGGCATCCCGGTGCTGGAGCTTGTGGACTCCATGGCCAACTGGGTACATCACACACAGCACATCCTGCCGCAG GGCCGCTGTACATGGGTGAACCCAAtgcagaagacagaggaggaggaggagctaggggaggaggaagagaaggcagacgAAGGGATGGAGGAGGTGGAGCAGGAGGTCGGTCCTCCGCTTCTGACTCCTCTCTCAGAAGATGCAG AAATCATGCACCTGTCACCCTGGACCACCCGCATCTCCTGCAGCCTCAGCCCACAGTACTCGGTGGCCGTTGTGCGCTCCAACCTCTGGCCAGGGGCCTATGCCTACGCCGTTGGCAA GAAGTTTGAGAACATCTACATTGGCTGGGGCCACAAGTACAGCCCCGAGAACTTCAACCCATCCCTGCCAGCTCCGATTCAGCAAGAGTACCCCAGCGGCCCTGAGATTATGGAGATGAGTGACCCCACAGTGGAGGAGGAGCAGGCCCTGAAGGCTGCACAGGAGCAGGCCCTGGCAGCAgccgaggaagaggaggaggatgaggaggaggaggaggatgaagaccTGGAGGACTGA
- the Dmwd gene encoding dystrophia myotonica WD repeat-containing protein isoform X2 — protein sequence MAAGGAEGGAGPSAAMGDCAEIKSQFRTREGFYKLLPGDATRRSGPASAQTPAPPQPPQPPPGPAAASGPGAAGPASSPPPAGPGPGPALPAVRLSLVRLGEPDGAGEPPSTPSGLGAGGDRVCFNLGRELYFYPGCCRRGSQRSIDLNKPIDKRIYKGTQPTCHDFNQFTAATETISLLVGFSAGQVQYLDLIKKDTSKLFNEERLIDKTKVTYLKWLPQSESLFLASHASGHLYLYNVSHPCASTPPQYSLLKQGEGFAVYAAKSKAPRNPLAKWAVGEGPLNEFAFSPDGRHLACVSQDGCLRVFHFDSMLLRGLMKSYFGGLLCVCWSPDGRYVVTGGEDDLVTVWSFTEGRVVARGHGHKSWVNAVAFDPYTTRAEEATSASGDGDPSGEEEEPEATNSDTGAPLSPLPKAGSITYRFGSAGQDTQFCLWDLTEDVLSPHPSLARTRTLPGTPGATPPASGSSRAGETGTGPLPRSLSRSNSLPHPAGGGKAGGPSAAMEPGTPFSIGRFATLTLQERRDRVAEKEHKRYHSLGNISRGGSGGNSSNDKLSGPAPRSRLDPAKVLGTALCPRIHEVPLLEPLVCKKIAQERLTVLLFLEDCIITACQEGLICTWARPGKAGISSQPGNSPSGTVV from the exons ATGGCGGCTGGAGGCGCGGAGGGCGGCGCGGGCCCCAGCGCCGCTATGGGCGACTGCGCTGAGATCAAGTCGCAGTTTCGCACTCGCGAGGGCTTCTACAAGCTGCTTCCCGGCGACGCTACACGCAGGTCGGGTCCAGCCTCCGCCCAGACCCCGGCGCCGCCGCAGCCCCCTCAGCCCCCGCCCGGACCTGCCGCAGCCTCAGGGCCTGGCGCCGCGGGCCCTGCGTCGTCCCCGCCGCCCGCCGGCCCCGGACCGGGTCCCGCGCTGCCCGCCGTCCGCCTCAGCCTGGTGCGCCTTGGCGAGCCCGATGGCGCCGGGGAGCCGCCCTCCACGCCTTCGGGACTGGGTGCGGGAGGAGACCGCGTCTGCTTCAACCTGGGCCGCGAGCTTTACTTCTACCCCGGCTGCTGCCGCCGCGGGAGCCAACGG TCCATTGACCTCAACAAGCCCATCGACAAGCGGATCTACAAGGGGACCCAGCCCACCTGCCACGACTTCAACCAGTTTACAGCGGCTACAGAGACCATTTCCTTGTTGGTGGGCTTCTCTGCTGGCCAGGTGCAGTACCTAGACCTCATCAAGAAGGACACCAGCAAGCTCTTCAATGAAGAG CGGCTGATTGACAAGACCAAGGTGACTTATCTGAAGTGGCTGCCTCAGTCTGAGAGTCTATTCCTTGCGTCTCACGCCAGTGGCCACCTGTACCTCTACAATGTCAGCCACCCCTGcgcctccaccccaccccagtatAGCCTGTTGAAGCAGGGTGAGGGCTTTGCTGTCTATGCAGCTAAAAGCAAGGCACCCCGCAATCCACTGGCCAAGTGGGCGGTGGGTGAGGGGCCCCTCAACGAGTTTGCATTCTCACCCGATGGCCGACACCTAGCCTGTGTCAGCCAGGATGGCTGCCTCCGTGTCTTCCACTTTGACAGCATGCTTCTTCGTGGCCTCATGAAGAGCTACTTTGGgggtctgctgtgtgtgtgctggagcccTGATGGCCGTTATGTGGTGACGGGAGGGGAAGATGACCTGGTTACTGTGTGGTCCTTCACGGAGGGTCGTGTAGTGGCTCGAGGCCATGGCCACAAGTCCTGGGTCAATGCTGTGGCCTTCGATCCCTACACCACGCGAGCAGAGGAAGCAACATCGGCCAGTGGTGATGGGGATCCCAGTGGTGAGGAGGAAGAGCCTGAAGCCACCAACTCAGACACAGGAGCCCCACTGTCCCCACTACCCAAGGCTGGCTCCATCACCTACCGCTTTGGCTCAGCTGGCCAGGACACACAGTTCTGCCTGTGGGACCTTACAGAGGATGTGCTCTCCCCTCATCCCTCTCTGGCCCGTACCCGCACCCTCCCAGGCACACCTGGGGCCACCCCACCAGCCTCTGGTAGCtctcgggctggagagacaggCACAGGCCCCCTGCCCCGCTCCCTGTCGCGCTCCAACAGCCTCCCACACCCAGCTGGTGGTGGCAAAGCTGGTGGGCCTAGTGCGGCAATGGAGCCCGGCACACCATTCAGCATTGGCCGCTTCGCCACGCTGACCCTGCAGGAGAGGCGGGACCGAGTGGCTGAAAAGGAACACAAGCGCTACCACAGCCTGGGGAACATCAGCCGAGGGGGCAGTGGGGGCAATAGCAGCAACGACAAGCTCAGTGGCCCCGCTCCCCGTAGCCGCTTGGACCCAGCCAAGGTGCTGGGCACAGCACTGTGTCCTCGAATTCATGAGGTCCCACTACTGGAGCCGCTCGTGTGCAAGAAGATCGCTCAGGAGCGCCTGACTGTGCTGCTGTTCCTGGAGGACTGTATCATCACTGCCTGCCAGGAGGGCCTCATCTGCACCTGGGCTCGGCCAGGCAAGGCG GGCATCTCCTCCCAACCAGGCAACTCCCCCAGTGGCACTGTGGTGTGA
- the Rsph6a gene encoding radial spoke head protein 6 homolog A isoform X2, with protein sequence MGEPPPNPDPSSQSRRASQASERARSRDSSQPLVSIPEDGVPRPTQRGSRSSQGSQDQQSTRVPQWSQRSSLTPENQAEEGTEYNRSMSLSYPPSFPLEFSPQGYLDENRMMQQFPQVEGLLEQLDTDFQDPGASLLGQFNMFPREDQPFDQTMQHGPYLRDDPTLHVGRSDLGFMPFVGEVPDPQPRELAVQNAKAYLLQTSVNCNLSLYEHLVNLLTKILNQRPEDPLSILEHLNRNTQWEWFHPKLDTLRDDPEMQPTYEMAEKQKALFIRGGGEGEQEMEEEVGRCTWVNPMQKTEEEEELGEEEEKADEGMEEVEQEVGPPLLTPLSEDAEIMHLSPWTTRISCSLSPQYSVAVVRSNLWPGAYAYAVGKKFENIYIGWGHKYSPENFNPSLPAPIQQEYPSGPEIMEMSDPTVEEEQALKAAQEQALAAAEEEEEDEEEEEDEDLED encoded by the exons ATGGGCGAGCCACCGCCCAACCCCGATCCCTCGTCCCAAAGCCGGAGGGCTTCTCAAGCTTCAGAGAGGGCACGCAGTCGAGATTCCTCGCAGCCTCTGGTGTCCATCCCTGAGGATGGGGTGCCCAGACCTACACAGCGGGGCAGTCGGAGcagtcagggcagccaggaccagCAGTCAACTAGGGTGCCTCAGTGGTCACAGAGGTCCAGCCTGACACCAGAAAACCAGGCCGAGGAAGGCACAGAGTATAACCGATCCATGAGCTTAAGTTACCCACCAAGCTTTCCATTGGAGTTCTCGCCACAGGGTTACCTGGATGAGAACAGAATGATGCAGCAGTTTCCTCAGGTCGAGGGCCTCTTAGAACAACTAGATACCGACTTCCAGGACCCGGGTGCCAGCCTCCTGGGCCAGTTCAACATGTTCCCACGAGAGGACCAGCCGTTCGACCAGACCATGCAGCACGGGCCATACCTGAGGGACGACCCCACTCTCCACGTAGGGCGTTCTGACCTGGGCTTCATGCCCTTCGTCGGAGAGGTGCCTGACCCCCAGCCCCGTGAGCTGGCAGTGCAGAACGCCAAGGCCTACCTGCTGCAGACCAGCGTGAACTGCAACCTCAGCCT GTATGAGCACCTGGTGAACCTACTGACCAAGATCCTGAACCAGCGGCCCGAGGACCCCTTGTCCATTCTGGAGCATCTGAACCGCAACACGCAGTGGGAATGGTTCCACCCCAAGCTGGACACGCTGCGGGATGACCCTGAGATGCAGCCCACCTACGAGATGGCCGAGAAGCAAAAGGCCCTGTTCATCAGGGGTGGAGGAGAAGGCGaacaggaaatggaagaggaggtg GGCCGCTGTACATGGGTGAACCCAAtgcagaagacagaggaggaggaggagctaggggaggaggaagagaaggcagacgAAGGGATGGAGGAGGTGGAGCAGGAGGTCGGTCCTCCGCTTCTGACTCCTCTCTCAGAAGATGCAG AAATCATGCACCTGTCACCCTGGACCACCCGCATCTCCTGCAGCCTCAGCCCACAGTACTCGGTGGCCGTTGTGCGCTCCAACCTCTGGCCAGGGGCCTATGCCTACGCCGTTGGCAA GAAGTTTGAGAACATCTACATTGGCTGGGGCCACAAGTACAGCCCCGAGAACTTCAACCCATCCCTGCCAGCTCCGATTCAGCAAGAGTACCCCAGCGGCCCTGAGATTATGGAGATGAGTGACCCCACAGTGGAGGAGGAGCAGGCCCTGAAGGCTGCACAGGAGCAGGCCCTGGCAGCAgccgaggaagaggaggaggatgaggaggaggaggaggatgaagaccTGGAGGACTGA